ATCGAGCTGCTCGGCCAGGCCCGCAAGGTCGTCATCACCAAGGACGAGACCACCATCGTCGAGGGTGCGGGCGACGCGGACCAGATCGCCGGTCGGGTCAACCAGATCCGCGCCGAGATCGAGAACTCCGACTCCGACTACGACCGCGAGAAGCTGCAGGAGCGGCTGGCCAAGCTCGCCGGCGGCGTCGCGGTCATCAAGGTCGGCGCAGCCACCGAGGTGGAGCTCAAGGAGCGCAAGCACCGCATCGAGGACGCCGTGCGCAACGCGAAGGCGGCCGTCGAGGAGGGCATCGTCGCCGGTGGCGGCGTCGCGCTCGTCCAGGCCGGTGCCGTGGTGTTCGAGAAGCTCGAGCTCACCGACGCCGACGAGGCCACCGGTGCCAACATCGTCAAGGTCGCCATCGAGGCCCCGCTCAAGCAGATCGCGATCAACGCCGGTCTCGAGGGTGGCGTCGTCTCGGAGCGGGTGCGCAACCTGGAGGCCGGTCACGGCCTGAACGCCGCGACCGGGGAGTACGTCGACATGATCGACGCCGGCATCCTCGACCCGGCCAAGGTGACGCGCTCGGCGCTGCAGAACGCCGCGTCGATCGCCGCGCTGTTCCTCACCACCGAGGCGGTCATCGCCGACAAGCCCGAGAAGGCGCCGGCCATGCCGGACCCGTCGGGCGGCATGGGCGGCATGGACTTCTGAGTCCCGCCACCCGGCTCGGTCGGTCCGGCTGAGCCACAGATCACAGCAGTTCCCGCAGGCCCCGAGGTAACTCCTCGGGGCCTGCGTCGTTGAGCATGCGACAAACCGATGTGACATCCGCGTGAAACCGTCCACTAGTGTGGTCCACGTCATTCGGTGCGCGCCCTCCAGCGCGTCGCAGACCAACGGTGCCTTCGGGTACAGGGGAGCTTTCAGTGAAGATCAAGACCAGGGCCGCCAAGCGCGTGGCCGCTCTCGGGGCCGCAGGCGCCCTCCTGTCGTTGACCATCTCGCCGGCCGCCGCCGCCGACGTCGTCGCGCAGTCCAGCGCGAACGCGCTCACCATCTCGCTCGCCGGCAACGGCCAGGGCACCGGCACCGTGACGGCGACCCACACGGGCACCGGTCAGGAGAACATCAACGGCCCGGTCAATCCGCCGATCGCCATCCTCGGCCAGCAGAACCTCGTCAACGCGGGCGTGCTGGCGCAGGACGCCACTGCTCGCGTCGAGAACCGCCGCGGCATCTCCGCCGCATGTGCGGGCGTCGCTGGTGACGGCGGCGCGATCGCCGAGATCGGCGACTCGGGTTGTCTCGAGCCCGGTCAGCCGGTCGGCGTCACGATCGGCAACCTCGACCTCTCCGAGGCACTGCTGATCAACACCAATGCCGTCGGCAACGCGCTGGCTCCGTTGGCGCCGCTGAACGTCATCATCAGCGAGCTCGTCGGGCCGATCACCGCCCAGCTGTCGTCCGCGCTGGGCGCGCTCCCCGAGGTCGCGATCCAGGGCACTCTCGGCGTGGTGCAGGGCAGCTGCGAGGCGGTGCCGGGGCGTGCCAACGGCACGGCGAACCTCATCGACAGCCGGATCGAGGCCATCGTCCTCGGGCAGCGGGTCACCATCGCAGAGCTGCCGGTCAACCCCGGCATCAACGAGAAGGTCGTCACCGACCTCGACGTCGTCCTCAACCGCGTGATCGACGCGGTCGAGACCACGATCGAGAACACCCTCGACGGGGCGCTTGCGCCGGTCGTCGGTCTGACCGACGCGATCCAGTCCGCCATCGTCGACACCCTGGTCGCGCAGATCGCCGATGCACTCGAGCCGCTCGAGCAGAACATCCTCGACATCACGCTCAACAAGCAGACCCGACCCGAGCAGGGCCGGATCGAGGTCACCGCGCTCGACCTGCAGCTCCTCCCGGCGGCCCAGCAGTTCATCGACGCCTCGCTGCTGGCCGTCGAGATCGGCAACGTGACCTGCGGTGTGAACTCGACCTACAGCCCCGCCCCGGACCCGCAGCCCGAGCCCGACCCGCAGCCCGAGCCTGACCCCGAGCTGCCCGACATCCCGACCGAGGTCGACGCCGGTGCGGCCGGCAACGGCGTGGGCCTGGGCGAGGGTGCCATGGGTGCGGCCCTGCTGACGCTGGCCGCCGGTGCCGGCCTGGCCGGCTACCGCCGCCTCGGACGTCTGTGACACGCCTGGTCCGATGAGCTCACGAGAGACCGACGGTCAGCAGCCCCGCTCCCTTCCCGCGATCATCGCGGGACTGGCGCTGGTGCTGCTGGCCGCCGGTTTTCTCTGGCCGTCCATCCCCGGCGTGGGGGGCGGCGACGACAGCTCCGAGGAGCCGGCGGTCGCGCTGCCGGCCGCTGCCGACAGCGACCTGTTGGAGATCCCGTCGATCCAGCTCGATGCGCCGATCGACCCGATCGAGGTCGACCCGGCAGGGGTTCTCACCCCGCCGGCCGACGTGCAGCGCGTCGGATGGTGGCAGCGCAGCGCCGAGCCGGGCGCTCGCGCCGGCCAGACCGTGATCACCGGCCACACCGTCCACACCGGCGGTGGGGTGATGAACCGGCTCAAGAAGGTCCGTCGGGGCGCCGAGGTGCTCGTCCACTCCGACGGCGAGGTGGCGAAGTACGCCGTACTGCGGGTCCACAAGCTCAGCCGCGAGGAGGTCTCCGCGCGCGCCGAGGAGCTGTTCGGCCAGGACCGCGATGACGGCCGGCTCGTGCTGGTCACCTGCGAGGACTGGGTGAACGGTGACTACCAGTCCAACGTCGTGGTCTT
The nucleotide sequence above comes from Nocardioides massiliensis. Encoded proteins:
- a CDS encoding class F sortase, whose translation is MSSRETDGQQPRSLPAIIAGLALVLLAAGFLWPSIPGVGGGDDSSEEPAVALPAAADSDLLEIPSIQLDAPIDPIEVDPAGVLTPPADVQRVGWWQRSAEPGARAGQTVITGHTVHTGGGVMNRLKKVRRGAEVLVHSDGEVAKYAVLRVHKLSREEVSARAEELFGQDRDDGRLVLVTCEDWVNGDYQSNVVVFAERLASSTDV